The Ancylobacter sp. WKF20 genome contains a region encoding:
- a CDS encoding NlpC/P60 family protein — MTELDPRLTPARPDLAAAHLRGLIEAPRYVEGTAYRVVHPAAPVRKEPAPDAPLTTEALFGETATIYEFTEEGWAWGQLDGDGYVGWLPAEALGPVAAPATHKVVALRTPVFAGPSIKLPPQGLLSLGSRVIVVEARERFSVTAEGGFIFSAHLAPLDVVEGDVVAQAARYLGAAYLWGGRSSLGLDCSGLVQMALTACGIACPRDSDMQEKALGAALAFDGDLTALGRGDLLFWPGHVGIVEDGETLLHATAFFMSVVREPLGAALARIEASGTPLRSVRRL, encoded by the coding sequence GTGACCGAACTCGATCCGCGCCTCACCCCCGCCCGGCCGGACCTCGCCGCCGCCCACCTGCGCGGCCTTATCGAGGCGCCGCGTTATGTGGAGGGCACGGCCTACCGCGTCGTGCATCCCGCCGCTCCGGTGCGCAAGGAGCCCGCCCCCGACGCGCCGCTGACCACCGAGGCGCTGTTCGGCGAGACGGCGACGATCTACGAATTCACCGAGGAAGGCTGGGCCTGGGGCCAGCTTGATGGCGACGGCTATGTCGGGTGGCTGCCGGCGGAAGCGCTCGGCCCGGTGGCGGCACCCGCCACCCACAAGGTCGTGGCGCTGCGCACGCCGGTCTTCGCCGGTCCCTCGATCAAGCTGCCGCCGCAGGGCCTGCTCTCGCTCGGCAGCCGGGTCATCGTGGTCGAGGCGCGCGAGCGGTTCAGCGTGACGGCGGAAGGCGGTTTCATCTTCAGCGCCCATCTCGCCCCGCTCGATGTGGTGGAGGGCGATGTCGTCGCGCAGGCTGCGCGCTATCTCGGCGCCGCCTATCTCTGGGGCGGGCGCTCCAGCCTCGGGCTCGACTGTTCGGGCCTCGTGCAAATGGCGCTCACCGCCTGCGGCATCGCCTGCCCGCGCGATAGCGACATGCAGGAAAAGGCGCTCGGCGCCGCTCTTGCCTTCGACGGCGATCTCACCGCGCTCGGGCGCGGCGACCTGCTGTTCTGGCCCGGCCATGTCGGCATCGTCGAGGACGGGGAGACGCTGCTCCACGCCACCGCCTTCTTCATGTCCGTGGTGCGCGAGCCGCTCGGCGCGGCGCTCGCCCGCATCGAGGCCAGCGGCACGCCCCTGCGCAGCGTGCGCCGGCTCTGA
- a CDS encoding MarR family transcriptional regulator has protein sequence MAVELRPSQALRLLHELSLAQVRDDAPDLSPRQLAILLCVYLEAPPHTVRGLAARLGVTKPVITRALDTMGALGLVSRRRDEADKRNVIIQRTVDGALYLEKLGDQVVAVARHLR, from the coding sequence ATGGCGGTCGAGTTGCGCCCATCGCAGGCGCTGCGCCTGCTGCACGAGCTGTCGCTCGCGCAGGTGCGCGATGACGCGCCCGACCTCAGCCCGCGCCAGCTCGCCATCCTGCTCTGCGTCTATCTCGAAGCCCCGCCGCACACGGTGCGCGGCCTCGCCGCTCGCCTCGGCGTGACCAAGCCGGTCATCACCCGCGCCCTCGACACGATGGGCGCGCTCGGCCTCGTCTCGCGCCGCCGCGACGAGGCGGACAAGCGCAACGTCATCATCCAGCGCACGGTTGACGGCGCGCTGTATCTGGAAAAGCTGGGCGACCAGGTCGTCGCCGTCGCCCGCCATCTGCGCTGA
- a CDS encoding leucyl aminopeptidase family protein, translated as MAATLITASEAANPRPIWCVTPQNWREVAKGLPAPALAFGEATGFKAEPGALLVLPAADGSIAGVLFGCEEAPRDPLAFGKLATSLPAGDYVLERAPADPRLAALGLLLGAYRFTRYRKRSQPAIRLVVPEGVDKAALERTAEAVTLTRDLVNTPANDLGPAEIEAAVRTLAARFGGSVRVTTGDDLLAANFPMVHAVGRASPRAPRLIDLAWGDEDAPKVTLVGKGVAFDTGGLDIKPSAGMLLMKKDMGGAASAIGLAQMIMGRNLPIRLRLIVPAVENAVSGASFRPGDILPSRKGLSVEIGNTDAEGRLILADALALADEEAPELLIDFATLTGAARVALGPQLPPAYTDDDTLALDLARHATAEADPLWRMPLWRPYASMLDSPIADMNNAPGGGFAGSITAALFLQRFVERAGSWLHLDIYAWNPSNRPGRPEGGEAQTIRALDALLAERYAR; from the coding sequence ATGGCCGCCACGCTGATCACCGCCTCGGAGGCCGCCAATCCCCGCCCGATCTGGTGCGTGACGCCGCAGAACTGGCGCGAGGTGGCCAAGGGCCTGCCCGCCCCCGCGCTCGCTTTCGGCGAAGCGACCGGCTTCAAGGCCGAGCCCGGCGCGCTCCTCGTCCTGCCGGCGGCCGATGGCAGCATTGCCGGCGTGCTGTTCGGCTGCGAGGAAGCCCCGCGCGACCCGCTCGCCTTCGGCAAGCTCGCCACCTCCCTGCCCGCCGGCGATTATGTTCTGGAACGCGCCCCGGCGGACCCGCGCCTTGCCGCGCTCGGCCTGCTGCTCGGCGCCTACCGCTTCACGCGCTACCGCAAGCGCAGCCAGCCGGCCATCCGTCTCGTTGTGCCCGAGGGCGTCGACAAGGCGGCGCTGGAGCGCACGGCGGAGGCGGTGACGCTCACCCGCGATCTCGTCAACACGCCCGCCAACGACCTCGGCCCGGCCGAGATCGAGGCTGCCGTGCGCACGCTGGCCGCGCGCTTCGGCGGCAGCGTCCGGGTGACGACGGGCGATGATCTGCTCGCCGCCAATTTCCCGATGGTCCATGCCGTCGGCCGCGCCAGCCCGCGCGCGCCGCGCCTCATCGACCTCGCCTGGGGCGACGAGGACGCGCCGAAGGTCACGCTGGTCGGCAAGGGCGTGGCCTTCGACACCGGCGGGCTCGACATCAAGCCGTCCGCCGGCATGCTGCTGATGAAGAAGGACATGGGCGGCGCGGCGAGCGCTATCGGCCTCGCCCAGATGATCATGGGCCGCAACCTGCCCATCCGCCTGCGCCTCATCGTGCCGGCGGTGGAGAATGCGGTGTCCGGCGCCTCGTTCCGGCCGGGCGACATCCTGCCCTCGCGCAAGGGCCTCTCGGTCGAGATCGGCAACACCGATGCGGAGGGCCGGCTGATCCTCGCCGACGCGCTGGCGCTGGCCGATGAGGAAGCCCCGGAGCTGCTGATCGACTTCGCCACCCTCACCGGCGCCGCCCGCGTCGCGCTCGGCCCGCAGCTGCCGCCCGCCTATACGGATGACGACACGCTGGCCCTCGACCTCGCCCGCCACGCGACGGCGGAGGCCGATCCGCTCTGGCGCATGCCGCTGTGGCGACCCTATGCCTCCATGCTCGACAGCCCGATCGCCGACATGAACAACGCGCCCGGCGGCGGCTTTGCCGGTTCCATCACCGCCGCGCTGTTCCTCCAGCGCTTCGTCGAGCGGGCGGGAAGCTGGCTGCATCTCGATATCTACGCCTGGAACCCGTCCAACCGGCCGGGCCGGCCAGAGGGGGGCGAGGCGCAGACCATCCGTGCCCTCGACGCCCTGCTGGCGGAGCGTTACGCGCGTTAA
- a CDS encoding histidine phosphatase family protein, with the protein MSRCRIFLVRHGETDWNLAGRLQGHHDIPLNDLGREQAAKTARVVDRLAGGAAGLDYVASPLGRTSQTMAILRAELGLPPDEFRRDARLKEIGFGRWEGYSWTELRRRDPASVAVRKTDPWNFVPPGGESYAMLTERVMGAINEITTDSVVVTHGGVVRAMLHVLAGMPPEQAVDLPVRQGAVYMVENGAFELAVA; encoded by the coding sequence ATGAGCCGCTGCCGCATTTTTCTCGTTCGCCATGGCGAAACCGACTGGAACCTCGCCGGGCGTCTCCAGGGCCATCACGACATTCCGCTGAACGATCTCGGCCGCGAGCAGGCGGCCAAGACCGCGCGCGTGGTTGACCGCCTCGCTGGCGGCGCGGCCGGGCTCGACTATGTGGCGAGCCCGCTCGGGCGGACCTCGCAGACCATGGCGATCCTGCGCGCCGAGCTTGGTCTGCCCCCGGACGAGTTCCGCCGCGACGCGCGGCTGAAGGAAATCGGCTTCGGCCGCTGGGAAGGCTATAGCTGGACCGAGCTGCGCCGCCGCGATCCCGCCAGCGTCGCCGTGCGCAAGACCGACCCGTGGAACTTCGTGCCGCCGGGCGGGGAGAGCTACGCCATGCTGACCGAGCGCGTCATGGGGGCGATCAACGAGATCACCACCGACAGCGTGGTAGTGACCCATGGCGGCGTCGTGCGCGCCATGCTGCATGTCCTCGCCGGCATGCCGCCGGAACAGGCTGTCGACCTGCCCGTGCGCCAGGGCGCGGTCTACATGGTCGAGAACGGCGCGTTTGAACTCGCCGTCGCCTGA